Sequence from the Methanosarcina siciliae T4/M genome:
AGCTGACATTCCATGGAGAGCTATATGGTTTACGCGGTCGAATTCTTTAAGGATTTCTTCTGCGGGGCCTTCTTTATCCAGAATGCTTATGGTGTAGAGTGTTATGCATGAGAGGATAAAACCGGGTACAATTTCATACATATCAAAGATTCCACCTGAAAGCTGTTTCCAGATGATAACTACGAGTCCGCCAACGATCATTCCGCCGAGTGCACCATTCCTGGTTGTTTTTCTCCAGAAAAGAGAGAAGAGGATAACAGGTCCGAAGGCAGCTCCAAACCCTGCCCAGGCATAGGAGACAAGTCCCATAACCGAGTTATTCGGATCTCTTGCTATCAGGTAGGCAATTGCTGAAATTAGAATAACTGCAAATCTTCCCATCCAGACAAGCTCTTTTTCCCCTGCGTTCTTTTTTAAAGTTATCCTGTAGATATCTTCGGTAAAAGCAGAAGCAGCCACAAGGAGCTGGGAATCAGCAGTACTCATAATAGCTGCAAGGATAGCCGCAAGGAAAATTCCTGCAATAATAGGAGTAAACGTGGTGTTTACCATTACCATAAAGATAGTTTCGCTTCCTCCGTCTCCAAGGAACTCTGGATAAAGGTAAGCTCTTCCGACGATTCCGATTATTACGGCAAAAAACAGGGAGATAATGACCCAGACCATTGCAATAACTCTTGCCTGCTTAATTTTTTCAGGGGATTCTATAGCCATAAAACGGACAAGGACGTGAGGCATACCGAAGTATCCCAGGCCCCATGCCAGGTTTGAGATAAGGGGAATTGCACCGCCGGCAAGAGCGGTCCAGGGATTAAGCAACTGAGGGTCGATGCTCTCAATCAGGCTCATTGTGGAATCATAACCACCCATTCCCTTTAAAGCGGCTAGGGGTACAAAAACAATGGCAAAAATCATTAGCATTCCCTGGAAAAAGTCAGTCCAGCAGACGGCCATGAAGCCTCCAAGAAATGTGTAGCTGATAATTACCAGTACACCGATAAGAAGAGCTTGCTGATAGGGAATCTCAAAAACAGTATTGAAAAGTTTTCCGCCTGCGACGAGGCCCGAGGAAGTATAAAGCAGGAAGAAGATCAGAATCAGGATAGACGAGATAATTCTCAAGGAATGGCTTTTATCTCTGAACCTGTTTTCAAAGTACACAGGAATGGTAATGGAATCTCCTGCGACCTCAGTATACTGGCGCAGTTTCTTTGCAACAAATTTCCAGTTCAAATAAGTTCCGGCAGCCAGCCCGATTGCTAACCAGATAGATTCCATTCCTGAAAGGTAAGCATACCCGGGCAGTCCCAGTAGCAGCCAGCCGCTCATATCCGATGCCTGTGAACTCAGCGCAGTAACCCAGCTGTTTAGTTTTCTTCCTCCCAGGATATAATCTGATAGATTCTCCGTTTT
This genomic interval carries:
- the putP gene encoding sodium/proline symporter PutP; this encodes MVSDNFSIILIFAAYLLFMIAIGVLYYQKTENLSDYILGGRKLNSWVTALSSQASDMSGWLLLGLPGYAYLSGMESIWLAIGLAAGTYLNWKFVAKKLRQYTEVAGDSITIPVYFENRFRDKSHSLRIISSILILIFFLLYTSSGLVAGGKLFNTVFEIPYQQALLIGVLVIISYTFLGGFMAVCWTDFFQGMLMIFAIVFVPLAALKGMGGYDSTMSLIESIDPQLLNPWTALAGGAIPLISNLAWGLGYFGMPHVLVRFMAIESPEKIKQARVIAMVWVIISLFFAVIIGIVGRAYLYPEFLGDGGSETIFMVMVNTTFTPIIAGIFLAAILAAIMSTADSQLLVAASAFTEDIYRITLKKNAGEKELVWMGRFAVILISAIAYLIARDPNNSVMGLVSYAWAGFGAAFGPVILFSLFWRKTTRNGALGGMIVGGLVVIIWKQLSGGIFDMYEIVPGFILSCITLYTISILDKEGPAEEILKEFDRVNHIALHGMSARKEDTIPLKTDLRKS